A portion of the Melanotaenia boesemani isolate fMelBoe1 chromosome 2, fMelBoe1.pri, whole genome shotgun sequence genome contains these proteins:
- the LOC121651966 gene encoding fas-binding factor 1 homolog, giving the protein MATKPKAKTPASLFGEDDLLESLFDDEKQPLRSKGNRSRPLNRSSDANNMFSMLTEEVKRDGVDFEDSDVSTADPSDMLKNMEDIDDMEASLFASKKKPSTTPAQTKSFNEGTKKDSAVLENNANPEGKAKPTGGGQKSNSHNHKKFTFFDDGDESHGQTSDIKDTDDPLNDLLDDLLPDETKHEPNPRQTKPEKSVPSTSASGSPILKNETKQPSKKGLLSFNDDDDDLMGTLGFDSDKTKLKKNEAPLWSTKEKSDAPRRPRTKIDDILESFSSTRPLEQLSAGEKKEQPPPQEKQEDLTFGSYQPTLGSTLEGRQSRRQSVRFSTEDISASTPEKKSKPTTPTFSRHRNSADWLGLKANDEPDYLEDGPKEMKPSVDSPKAPSSPVLERKPSLTGSQMASVATIAADTQTETKQAKPEISKGQRKEEEEDEDWLSGALSRKKALSTLNAESKTSKHTKEDDEWLVGALSRKKMLKTEAQTSKHEEEKVELESILSIQDGTKTPRSKEDTLPSIKATSPAAHSTPVREERPSQDPHQSQILNTSAAVQQQVAHTADSVQKLLLQQQMLQSQLLGLGVPDAGNQQGLKGDEQQARDYQALQARIVQLEGKIKILQLERDQSQLMLENIQQRHKQDMELMENTHKARVKLLEESATQRETRAQLECEDLWERMATLTRSAEEERSALQAQYHRKLAQAQEDRDCEVERLRDLQRKSILEMKKDHEDQLQRLKRLKDEEIDAVTSATSQTRSLAGVIEQMEQFSSRLGELSSRVESTHEHTTLGLEQGARHRDEQLRTMQDRLAQQQKATAEERAYLKEIISRMDTQLSEQQRQIEKERWKVTSEQAKAESIQRTLEEERRVLTMQISMEREELERAKSTLLEEQKSVMQHCADERKKLAAEWAHFHAQEKQRHERAERDVNSLLEKREGSIITLAQEQADLKLRMAELKQKEMTVAQERETLERLREELDGEKERVSSTAMRLKTRAQEVEAFSKLAAEKYEEGERALQEAQRLEAEHEVRLKNIHTQTENLRLQEQRILKERMQLNHLQKDTEKLRQNSSISPLPQIIPPVLPDSVSALPVPELTTISVPPLNSVANSQSMVLEASLALWKYTAEKDRDFLEEEQIFLENLKKKSYRFNTD; this is encoded by the exons ATG GCAACAAAACCAAAAGCTAAAACCCCTGCAA GTCTGTTTGGAGAGGATGATTTGCTTGAAAGTCTATTTGATGATGAAA AACAGCCACTTCGATCTAAAGGAAATCGCAGCAGGCCACTAAATCG CTCATCTGATGCTAATAACATGTTCAGTATGCTAACGGAGGAGGTGAAGAGGGACGGTGTGGACTTTGAG GACTCAGATGTTTCAACAGCTGATCCCAGTGACATGCTGAAAAACATGGAG GACATCGATGATATGGAGGCCAGCCTTTTTGcatcaaaaaaaaaacccagcacAACTCCTGCACAAACAAAGTCATTTAATGAGGGTACAAAGAAGGATTCTGCTGTGTTGGAAAATAATGCAAATCCAGAGGGAAAAG ctaaaccaactggaggaggGCAGAAGTCAAACTCGCATAACCACAAGAAATTTACCTTCTTTG ATGATGGCGATGAGAGTCATGGTCAGACATCAGATATCAAAG ATACAGATGACCCCCTGAATGATCTGCTTGATGACTTGCTTCCAGATGAAACCAAGCATGAACCTAATCCTAGACAGACCAAACCTGAAAAATCTGTACCATCCACTTCAGCATCAGGATCTCCCATCCTGAAGAATGAAACAA AACAGCCATCAAAGAAAGGTTTGTTGTCCTTTAACGATGATGACGACGACCTAATGGGTACTCTAGGATTTGACAGTGATAAAACCAAGCTAAAGAAAAACGAGGCTCCACTTTGGTCTACAAAGGAGAA GAGCGATGCCCCTCGGAGACCTCGCACTAAAATTGATGATATTCTGGAGAGTTTCTCTTCCACACGTCCTCTAGAGCAACTATCCGCGGGTGAGAAGAAGGAGCAGCCTCCACCTCAAGAGAAACAGGAGGACCTTACATTCGGGTCCTATCAGCCCACTTTGGGGTCCACTCTTGAGGGTCGCCAGTCCCGCAGACAGTCTGTCAG ATTTTCGACAGAGGATATTAGCGCCTCCACCCCAGAGAAGAAATCAAAACCGACCACTCCCACCTTCAGCCGACACCGAAACTCAGCCGACTGGCTCGGCCTCAAGGCAAACGATGAACCCGATTATCTAGAGGATGGTCCCAAAGAGATGAAACCGTCCGTAGATTCTCCAAAGGCTCCTTCCTCCCCTGTGTTGGAGAGAAAGCCTTCGTTGACTGGAAGTCAAATGGCATCTGTTGCAACAATAGCAGCAGACACACAAACTGAGACTAAACAAGCCAAACCAGAGATTTCTAAAGgtcagaggaaggaggaggaggaggatgaagactgGTTATCTGGGGCATTGAGCAGGAAGAAGGCTCTGTCCACATTAAATGCAGAGTCCAAAACTTCCAAGCACACGAAGGAAGACGATGAGTGGTTAGTTGGGGCACTGAGCAGGAAAAAGATGTTAAAGACAGAGGCACAAACTTCTAAACACGAGGAAGAAAAAGTCGAACTTGAGTCAATTCTTAG TATCCAAGACGGAACAAAAACTCCCAGAAGCAAAGAAGACACGCTTCCATCCATTAAAGCTACTAG CCCTGCAGCTCATTCAACCCCTGTCAGAGAGGAGAGGCCCTCACAAG ATCCACATCAAAGCCAAATATTAAACACATCAGCTGCAGTCCAACAACAG GTGGCTCACACAGCAGACAGTGTGCAGAAGCTGCTGCTACAACAGCAG ATGTTGCAGTCTCAGCTGCTGGGTCTAGGTGTTCCTGATGCTGGGAACCAGCAGGGGCTTAAAGGTGATGAACAACAAGCTAGAGATTATCAAGCTTTACAAGCCCGCATCGTCCAGTTAGAGGGAAAG ATAAAAATTCTACAGCTGGAGCGAGACCAAAGCCAGTTGATGCTAGAGAATATCCAGCAGCGACATAAACAGGATATGGAGCTCATGGAGAACACACACAA GGCTCGTGTGAAGCTGCTGGAGGAGTCAGCAACCCAGAGGGAGACACGAGCACAGCTCGAGTGTGAAGACTTATGGGAACGGATGGCCACATTAACGCGATCGGCTGAGGAGGAACGCTCAGCGCTGCAGGCTCAGTATCATCGAAAACTGGCCCAGGCTCAAGAGGACAGAGACTGCGAGGTGGAGAGACTTCGAGATCTCCAGAG AAAATCTATCTTGGAGATGAAGAAAGATCACGAAGACCAGCTGCAGAGACTGAAGAGACTAAAGGATGAAGAGATTGATGCTGTTACAAGTGCAACATCTCAGACCAG GTCTCTAGCAGGGGTGATCGAGCAGATGGAGCAGTTCTCTTCTCGGCTCGGAGAGCTGTCCTCTCGGGTGGAGAGCACACACGAGCACACCACTCTCGGCCTGGAGCAAGGAGCACGGCACAGAGATGAGCAACTTCGAA CAATGCAGGACCGTCTGGCTCAGCAGCAGAAAGCCACAGCAGAGGAGAGAGCTTaccttaaagaaattatttccaGGATGGACACTCAGCTCAGCGAGCAGCAGAGGCAGATTGAGAAG gAGCGCTGGAAAGTGACATCAGAGCAGGCCAAAGCAGAGTCTATCCAAAGAACCCTTGAGGAGGAGCGGCGTGTCCTCACCATGCAGATCAGCATGGAGAGAGAGGAGCTGGAGAGAGCTAAG AGCACGTTGTTGGAGGAGCAGAAGTCAGTGATGCAGCACTGTGCAgatgagaggaagaagctggCGGCTGAGTGGGCCCATTTCCATGCTCAGGAGAAACAGAGGCATGAGAGAGCTGAGCGGGATGTTAACAGCCTCTTGGAGAAAAGAGAAGGCTCCATCATCACTCTGGCACAG GAGCAAGCCGACCTGAAGCTTCGTATGGCAGAGCTGAAACAGAAGGAGATGACTGTGGCCCAGGAGCGAGAGACTCTGGAGAGGCTAAGAGAGGAGCTGGAcggagagaaggagagagtaAGCAGCACAGCAATGAGACTGAAAACACGGGCCCAGGAAGTTGAGGCCTTCAGCAAG CTCGCCGCAGAGAAGTATGAGGAGGGAGAACGAGCGTTGCAGGAGGCTCAGCGTTTGGAGGCGGAGCATGAAGTGCGACTGAAAAATATTCATACTCAAACAGAGAATCTGAGGTTGCAGGAACAACGTATCCTGAAG GAGCGCATGCAGTTAAATCATCTGCAAAAGGACACAGAAAAGCTGAGACAAAACTCTTCTATCTCACCTCTACCACAAATTATTCCACCTGTTTTACCAG ACTCAGTTTCAGCGTTACCTGTCCCTGAGCTGACAACCATCAGTGTCCCTCCCCTTAATTCTGTTGCCAACTCTCAGTCCATGGTGCTTGAGGCAAGCTTGGCTCTGTGGAAGTACACAGCAGAAAAG GATCGTGACTTCCTCGAAGAGGAGCAAATCTTTTTAGAAAATTTGAAGAAGAAGTCTTACAGATTCAACACAGACTGA